From the Oryzias latipes chromosome 22, ASM223467v1 genome, one window contains:
- the eapp gene encoding E2F-associated phosphoprotein isoform X1 → MSKFNGPVESEAYEIDEPSDEERASSSSEDELDVLLNGTPDQKKKLIREYLTGESESSSGDEFEKEMEAELSSTLRTMEGSWAPAAAETGGGSEVVGSSNPQMYDSVYFDSDSEEEDTAGSSSARRRKRRLIPSNDELLYDPEEDDRDQAWVDARRRGGRTHAAAAAARRSGAQGLPRSDAVLNCPACMTTLCLDCQRHETYRTQYRAMFVMNCVVKTDEVLHYKNPSERRKRRRGQKPEDSQASAETYRPVQCSQCSTEVAVFDKDEVYHFFNILASHC, encoded by the exons atgagCAAGTTTAACGGACCGGTGGAAAGTGAGGCTTATGAAATCGATGAGCCAAGCGACGAAGAACGCGCTTCGAGCAG CTCCGAGGACGAGCTGGACGTGCTGCTGAACGGGACGCCGGACCAGAAGAAGAAGCTGATCCGGGAGTACCTGACCGGGGAGAGCGAGTCCTCCAGCGGGGATGAGTTTGAGAAGGAGATGGAGGCAGAGCTGAGCTCCACCCTCAGGACCATGGAAGGAAGCTGGGCCCCTGCAGCCG cagaaactGGAGGAGGCAGCGAGGTTGTCGGTTCCTCCAACCCTCAGATGTACGACAGCGTTTACTTTGACTCTGattcagaggaggaggacacaGCTG GCAGCTCTTCGGCTCGCAGGCGGAAGCGGCGCCTCATTCCCAGCAACGACGAGCTGCTGTACGACCCGGAGGAGGACGACCGGGACCAGGCCTGGGTGGACGCCAGGAG GCGCGGCGGCAGGACACACGCGGCTGCGGCCGCGGCACGCCGCTCCGGTGCTCAGGGCTTACCGAGAAGCGACGCCGTACTCAACTGTCCCGCCTGCATGACCACGCTGTGCCTGGACTGTCAGCG ACACGAGACGTACCGCACGCAGTACCGAGCCATGTTCGTGATGAACTGTGTGGTGAAGACGGACGAGGTGCTGcactacaaaaacccatcagagaggaggaagaggaggaggggacagAAACCGGAGGACAGCCAGGCCTCGGCTGAGACGTACCGGCCGGTGCAGTGCTCCCAGTGCTCCACAGAGGTCGCCGTTTTCGACAAGGACGAGGTCTACCACTTCTTTAACATCCTGGCGAGCCACTGCTGA
- the lamtor3 gene encoding ragulator complex protein LAMTOR3 isoform X1 produces MVVGRPGSSLTDLKRFLYKQMQSVDGLHAIVVTDRDGVPVIKVANDSVPVHALRPGFLSTFALATDQGSKLGLSKNKSIICYYNTYQIMQFNRLPLVVSFIASSSANTGLIMTLEKELAPLMEELRQVVEVT; encoded by the exons ATGGTGGTGGGGAGACCAGGATCTTCTCTGACG GATCTGAAGAGGTTCCTGTACAAACAGATGCAGAG TGTTGACGGGCTTCACGCTATCGTGGTGACGGACCGAGACGGCGTCCCGGTAATCAAAG TTGCCAACGACAGCGTTCCGGTGCACGCGCTCAGACCGGGCTTCCTGTCCACGTTCGCTCTGGCCACGGATCAGGGGAGCAAGCTGGGCCTCTCCAAGAACAAGAGCATCATCTGCTACTACAACACCTACCAG ATCATGCAGTTTAACCGCCTGCCGCTGGTCGTCAGCTTCATCGCCAGCAGCAGCGCCAACACAG GCCTCATCATGACTCTGGAGAAGGAGCTGGCTCCTCTGATGGAGGAGCTGAGGCAGGTGGTGGAGGTCACATAA
- the lamtor3 gene encoding ragulator complex protein LAMTOR3 isoform X2 gives MADDLKRFLYKQMQSVDGLHAIVVTDRDGVPVIKVANDSVPVHALRPGFLSTFALATDQGSKLGLSKNKSIICYYNTYQIMQFNRLPLVVSFIASSSANTGLIMTLEKELAPLMEELRQVVEVT, from the exons ATGGCGGAC GATCTGAAGAGGTTCCTGTACAAACAGATGCAGAG TGTTGACGGGCTTCACGCTATCGTGGTGACGGACCGAGACGGCGTCCCGGTAATCAAAG TTGCCAACGACAGCGTTCCGGTGCACGCGCTCAGACCGGGCTTCCTGTCCACGTTCGCTCTGGCCACGGATCAGGGGAGCAAGCTGGGCCTCTCCAAGAACAAGAGCATCATCTGCTACTACAACACCTACCAG ATCATGCAGTTTAACCGCCTGCCGCTGGTCGTCAGCTTCATCGCCAGCAGCAGCGCCAACACAG GCCTCATCATGACTCTGGAGAAGGAGCTGGCTCCTCTGATGGAGGAGCTGAGGCAGGTGGTGGAGGTCACATAA
- the eapp gene encoding E2F-associated phosphoprotein isoform X2 — translation MSKFNGPVESEAYEIDEPSDEERASSSSEDELDVLLNGTPDQKKKLIREYLTGESESSSGDEFEKEMEAELSSTLRTMEGSWAPAAETGGGSEVVGSSNPQMYDSVYFDSDSEEEDTAGSSSARRRKRRLIPSNDELLYDPEEDDRDQAWVDARRRGGRTHAAAAAARRSGAQGLPRSDAVLNCPACMTTLCLDCQRHETYRTQYRAMFVMNCVVKTDEVLHYKNPSERRKRRRGQKPEDSQASAETYRPVQCSQCSTEVAVFDKDEVYHFFNILASHC, via the exons atgagCAAGTTTAACGGACCGGTGGAAAGTGAGGCTTATGAAATCGATGAGCCAAGCGACGAAGAACGCGCTTCGAGCAG CTCCGAGGACGAGCTGGACGTGCTGCTGAACGGGACGCCGGACCAGAAGAAGAAGCTGATCCGGGAGTACCTGACCGGGGAGAGCGAGTCCTCCAGCGGGGATGAGTTTGAGAAGGAGATGGAGGCAGAGCTGAGCTCCACCCTCAGGACCATGGAAGGAAGCTGGGCCCCTGCAGCCG aaactGGAGGAGGCAGCGAGGTTGTCGGTTCCTCCAACCCTCAGATGTACGACAGCGTTTACTTTGACTCTGattcagaggaggaggacacaGCTG GCAGCTCTTCGGCTCGCAGGCGGAAGCGGCGCCTCATTCCCAGCAACGACGAGCTGCTGTACGACCCGGAGGAGGACGACCGGGACCAGGCCTGGGTGGACGCCAGGAG GCGCGGCGGCAGGACACACGCGGCTGCGGCCGCGGCACGCCGCTCCGGTGCTCAGGGCTTACCGAGAAGCGACGCCGTACTCAACTGTCCCGCCTGCATGACCACGCTGTGCCTGGACTGTCAGCG ACACGAGACGTACCGCACGCAGTACCGAGCCATGTTCGTGATGAACTGTGTGGTGAAGACGGACGAGGTGCTGcactacaaaaacccatcagagaggaggaagaggaggaggggacagAAACCGGAGGACAGCCAGGCCTCGGCTGAGACGTACCGGCCGGTGCAGTGCTCCCAGTGCTCCACAGAGGTCGCCGTTTTCGACAAGGACGAGGTCTACCACTTCTTTAACATCCTGGCGAGCCACTGCTGA